A genomic stretch from Telopea speciosissima isolate NSW1024214 ecotype Mountain lineage chromosome 7, Tspe_v1, whole genome shotgun sequence includes:
- the LOC122669341 gene encoding developmentally-regulated G-protein 3-like, with protein sequence MVANMHLDLETVKAICNEYRIHNVDITLRYDATADDHIDVIDGSRIYTPCIYVLNKIVQITLEELEILDKLPQYCPISAHRE encoded by the coding sequence ATGGTGGCAAACATGCACCTTGACCTTGAAACAGTAAAGGCCATATGTAATGAATACAGAATTCATAATGTCGATATAACTCTTCGTTATGATGCAACTGCTGATGATCACATTGATGTTATTGATGGTAGTAGAATATATACTCCCTGCATCTACGTTTTAAACAAGATTGTTCAGATAACACTTGAAGAACTGGAGATTCTGGACAAACTTCCTCAGTACTGCCCAATAAG